TGATATAATAAACATGTAGAAAATAGTACAAAATTTAGGAGGTAGCGAAATGAAATTTGTAATTGTTGGTACAAACCATGCTGGGATTGCAGCAGCAAACACGATCTTAGATAATTATGGCGAAGGCAATGAATTAGTCATGCTTGACCGGAATTCCAACTTGAGTTACTTGGGTTGTGGGACAGCTTTATGGGTAGGTCGTCAAATTGATGGCTATGAAGGACTTTTCTATACTAAACCAGAAGATTTTGAAGCTAAAGGTGCTAAAATTTCTTTGGAAACCAATGTCGAAAAGGTTGATTTTGACAAGAAAGTCGTGTATGCCAAAACAAAAGATGGGCAAGCAATTGAAGAAGCTTATGACAAGTTAATTCTTGCGGAAGGCTCTGCACCAATTGCTCCTAACTTACCAGGTAAAGACTTAGACGGGATCCACTTCTTAAAACTCTTCCAAGAAGGACAAGCGGTTGACCAAGAACTCAGCAAGGAAGGTGTCGATACTATAGCCGTAATTGGTGCCGGTTATATTGGGGTAGAAATTGCTGAAGCAGCAAGGCGTCGTGGGAAGAATGTATTATTATTCGATGCTGAAGATACTTGTTTGGCTTCCTACTATGACAAAGAGTTCTCCCAATTAATGGATGAAAACCTGAAAGAAAATGGGATTGAGACCCATTACGGTGAATTCGCCCAAGAATATTTAGGTGAAAATGGACGGGTCACTGGACTAAAAACCGATAAAGGCCAATATGAAGTGGATGCTGTGATTAACTGTATCGGCTTTAGACCCAATTCAAACCTTGGTGAAGATCACTTGGAACGTTTTGGCAATGGCGCTTATTTAGTTAACCGCGGTTTCCAAACCTCTGATCCTGATGTTTATGCTGTAGGCGACTGTGCAACCAACTATTCCAATGCTTTGCAAGATACCACCTATATCGCTT
The nucleotide sequence above comes from Aerococcus urinae. Encoded proteins:
- the nox gene encoding H2O-forming NADH oxidase; the encoded protein is MKFVIVGTNHAGIAAANTILDNYGEGNELVMLDRNSNLSYLGCGTALWVGRQIDGYEGLFYTKPEDFEAKGAKISLETNVEKVDFDKKVVYAKTKDGQAIEEAYDKLILAEGSAPIAPNLPGKDLDGIHFLKLFQEGQAVDQELSKEGVDTIAVIGAGYIGVEIAEAARRRGKNVLLFDAEDTCLASYYDKEFSQLMDENLKENGIETHYGEFAQEYLGENGRVTGLKTDKGQYEVDAVINCIGFRPNSNLGEDHLERFGNGAYLVNRGFQTSDPDVYAVGDCATNYSNALQDTTYIALASNAVRAGIVGAHNAAGTAIDGAGVQGSNGIEIFDLKLVSTGLSVKAAKKADIPVKYVDYEDLQLPGFMPEEKNEKVKIRIVYTEEGNRIVGAQLASHYDMHQLIHMFSLAIQEELTMDKLQLLDIFFLPHYNQPYNYVTMAALSADK